In the Pirellulales bacterium genome, one interval contains:
- the hisS gene encoding histidine--tRNA ligase: MRRIEPRTLKGFRDYKPDAMMPRERLMETARRVYRSYGFSPIDTPALEYLEILTGKGSDETDKQLYKFQDHGGRSVALRFDLTVPFARFAAQHIGELGTPFKRYHIAPVWRGENTQRGRYREFMQCDFDTIGTRSLASDVETALVIHDLLLAIGFADFTIRINNRQVLNGLLERLQLADQATPILRALDKLHKIGADQVATEIKATAGATADQARDVLKLANLTGPNDQVLAQLRPLVAGSLVGEEGLERLSGVLTAARAAGVPEARLVLDVSIARGLDYYTGTIFETFLDALPAIGSVCSGGRYDNLAGLYTSQSLPGIGASLGLDRLLAAMEELGQIDRVATPAPVLLAYFVESRLADYVRLASQLRAAGIGVELYPDAKKIGQQLKYADRRGFLIAIIAGDDEFNARQCQIKNLATGISVTAPLDPDAHGVVAAIRQMLGG; this comes from the coding sequence CTGCGCCGCATCGAACCTCGCACGCTCAAGGGCTTTCGCGACTACAAGCCCGACGCCATGATGCCGCGCGAGCGGCTCATGGAAACGGCGCGGCGCGTCTACCGTTCCTACGGCTTTAGCCCCATCGACACGCCGGCGCTGGAATACCTCGAAATCCTCACTGGCAAGGGGAGCGACGAAACCGACAAGCAACTTTACAAGTTCCAGGATCATGGCGGCCGCTCGGTGGCGCTGCGGTTCGACCTCACCGTGCCGTTCGCCCGCTTCGCGGCGCAGCACATCGGCGAACTCGGCACGCCATTCAAACGCTATCACATCGCGCCGGTGTGGCGCGGCGAAAACACGCAACGCGGCCGCTACCGCGAGTTCATGCAATGCGATTTCGACACCATCGGCACGCGCTCGCTGGCATCCGATGTCGAAACGGCCCTGGTGATTCACGATCTCCTGCTCGCCATCGGCTTCGCCGATTTCACAATACGCATCAATAACCGCCAGGTGCTCAACGGCCTGCTCGAACGACTCCAGTTGGCCGATCAGGCTACTCCCATTTTGCGGGCGCTCGACAAGCTGCACAAAATCGGCGCCGATCAGGTGGCCACGGAAATCAAAGCCACCGCCGGCGCCACCGCCGACCAGGCCCGCGATGTGCTCAAACTCGCCAACTTGACCGGCCCCAACGATCAAGTGCTCGCGCAATTGCGACCATTGGTGGCGGGCAGTCTCGTTGGAGAAGAAGGTCTTGAGCGCTTGAGCGGCGTGCTCACAGCCGCCCGCGCCGCCGGTGTCCCCGAAGCGCGGCTTGTGCTCGACGTTTCCATCGCCCGCGGTCTCGACTACTACACCGGCACGATCTTCGAAACCTTTCTCGACGCCTTGCCCGCGATTGGCAGCGTCTGCTCCGGCGGCCGCTACGACAACCTCGCCGGACTGTACACCTCGCAATCCTTGCCCGGCATTGGCGCATCGCTCGGACTGGATCGTCTGTTGGCCGCCATGGAAGAATTGGGGCAGATCGATCGCGTGGCAACGCCGGCGCCTGTGCTGCTCGCGTACTTTGTCGAGTCGCGACTGGCCGACTATGTGCGTCTGGCGTCGCAGTTGCGCGCAGCGGGTATAGGCGTCGAGCTTTATCCCGACGCCAAAAAGATCGGCCAGCAACTGAAATACGCCGATCGCCGCGGCTTTTTGATCGCGATCATCGCGGGCGACGACGAGTTCAACGCGCGCCAGTGCCAGATCAAGAATCTGGCGACCGGCATCAGCGTCACCGCGCCGCTCGATCCCGACGCACACGGCGTGGTGGCCGCGATTCGCCAAATGCTCGGCGGCTAG
- a CDS encoding YkgJ family cysteine cluster protein, whose translation MAIAEIKKIRREDLAPGEVLCAHCTAKCCRYFALPIETPTTWQDFDFIRWYLLHGQVSVFIEDENWYLVVHNCCDHLQADQRCGIYDTRPQICREYSTDACEFEDDWVYERYFETPQQVYEFAEAVLGPPPGSGFRTPRPDLLPILAS comes from the coding sequence ATGGCGATCGCCGAAATCAAGAAAATTCGACGTGAAGATCTAGCGCCGGGCGAGGTGCTCTGCGCCCATTGCACCGCCAAGTGCTGCCGCTACTTCGCGCTGCCGATCGAAACGCCCACTACCTGGCAGGACTTCGACTTCATTCGCTGGTACTTGCTGCACGGGCAGGTCTCGGTGTTCATCGAAGACGAAAACTGGTACCTGGTCGTTCACAATTGCTGCGATCATTTGCAAGCGGACCAGCGCTGCGGCATCTACGACACCCGTCCGCAAATCTGTCGCGAATACTCGACCGACGCCTGCGAATTCGAGGACGATTGGGTGTACGAGCGATATTTCGAAACCCCACAGCAAGTTTATGAGTTTGCCGAAGCCGTGCTGGGGCCACCTCCTGGCAGTGGTTTTCGCACTCCCCGCCCCGACCTGTTGCCCATTCTCGCCTCGTGA
- a CDS encoding beta-ketoacyl-[acyl-carrier-protein] synthase family protein, translated as MPHLVDHSRSADVVITGVGVVSPIGVGRQAFWNALLAGQSGIDWISQFDTAEFPVRIAGEVRDFDAKEYVRPRKNLKIMSRCAQFAVASVELACVDAHFESGAVDPDRYGVVFGADRIRNSLEEIADAYRSCMESAQFDFQRWGQDGAAAMYPLSMLKNLPNMLASHISIAKDARGPNNTVCSAEASGLLAIGEAAAVIARGAADVMIAGSSASRMHPYDWVRSCLYDQLSRRCDPPASAARPFDLARDGQVRGEGAAAVILESRAHAERRGAPVLARIAGWGSSFDNGQNGSTHCSKGIMRSVAAALRGAQLKPTDVGHVGAHGLGTPNDDRREARALAEVLPKSRVFAPKSYFGNLGAGSGAVEFAANLLALVEGIVPRTLNCDQLDPACPIQLVRDEPASCVKRACVSVNTTAGGQSAAVAFTTA; from the coding sequence ATGCCCCACCTCGTCGATCACTCCCGCTCAGCCGATGTGGTGATTACCGGCGTTGGCGTGGTGAGCCCCATTGGCGTGGGCCGGCAAGCGTTTTGGAACGCGCTCTTGGCCGGGCAAAGCGGGATCGATTGGATCTCGCAATTCGACACTGCGGAATTTCCGGTGCGCATCGCCGGCGAAGTTCGCGATTTCGACGCCAAGGAGTACGTGCGACCACGCAAGAACCTCAAGATCATGTCGCGCTGCGCGCAATTCGCGGTCGCCTCCGTCGAACTGGCCTGCGTGGATGCGCATTTCGAGTCGGGAGCGGTCGATCCCGATCGGTACGGCGTCGTCTTTGGCGCCGATCGAATTCGCAACAGCCTGGAAGAAATCGCCGACGCCTACCGCAGTTGCATGGAGAGCGCCCAGTTCGATTTTCAGCGCTGGGGTCAAGATGGCGCGGCCGCCATGTATCCGCTGAGCATGCTTAAGAACCTTCCCAATATGTTGGCGTCCCACATCTCCATCGCCAAGGACGCGCGCGGGCCCAACAACACCGTCTGCAGCGCCGAGGCTTCCGGCCTGCTCGCCATTGGCGAGGCGGCGGCGGTGATTGCCCGTGGCGCCGCCGATGTGATGATTGCAGGCAGCTCCGCGTCGCGCATGCACCCCTACGATTGGGTGCGCAGTTGCCTCTATGACCAACTGAGCCGGCGCTGCGACCCGCCGGCGTCGGCGGCACGACCCTTTGACTTGGCGCGCGATGGCCAGGTGCGCGGCGAAGGCGCCGCGGCGGTGATCCTTGAAAGTCGCGCGCATGCCGAGCGACGCGGCGCCCCGGTGCTGGCGCGCATTGCCGGCTGGGGATCGAGCTTTGACAACGGGCAAAATGGATCGACGCACTGCTCAAAGGGCATCATGCGCTCCGTCGCGGCCGCGCTCCGCGGGGCACAACTCAAGCCGACCGATGTGGGACATGTCGGCGCACATGGGCTAGGCACCCCCAACGACGACCGCCGTGAGGCTCGCGCCCTGGCCGAAGTTTTGCCAAAATCGCGGGTCTTCGCCCCCAAAAGCTATTTCGGCAATCTAGGCGCCGGCAGCGGCGCGGTCGAGTTTGCGGCGAATTTGCTGGCGCTGGTCGAAGGGATCGTGCCGCGGACGCTGAACTGCGACCAGCTTGATCCCGCTTGCCCTATTCAACTGGTCCGCGACGAGCCGGCAAGCTGCGTTAAGCGCGCATGCGTCTCGGTGAACACCACTGCCGGTGGACAGTCGGCGGCGGTCGCGTTTACGACCGCCTAG